One window of Chitinivorax sp. B genomic DNA carries:
- a CDS encoding ArsC family reductase, translated as MKIYGIPNCNTVKKAREWLAANQIDIPFHDFKKAGVTEAMLSDWLKQVSWEKLVNRQGTTWRQLSDEQKATVNNEQSAIALMLDKSSVIKRPVLEANGKLYLGFDEQTYQQVFGK; from the coding sequence ATGAAAATTTACGGCATTCCCAACTGCAATACGGTCAAAAAGGCGCGCGAATGGCTCGCAGCCAACCAGATCGATATCCCGTTTCATGATTTCAAAAAAGCTGGTGTGACCGAAGCCATGTTGAGCGACTGGCTGAAACAGGTCAGCTGGGAAAAGCTGGTGAACCGCCAGGGTACAACCTGGCGGCAACTGAGCGACGAACAGAAGGCGACAGTAAACAACGAACAGAGTGCCATCGCGCTGATGTTGGACAAATCATCCGTGATCAAACGCCCCGTGCTGGAAGCAAATGGGAAACTTTATCTGGGTTTTGATGAACAGACATATCAGCAGGTATTCGGTAAATGA